A portion of the Acidobacteriota bacterium genome contains these proteins:
- a CDS encoding amidohydrolase family protein codes for MKNKLAGPAAARPLLLVFVSLLIAGCASDTASVDSAEARSGFDLVIRHATLVSPEREAPLENAWIAIAGGRIASIGRETEGAPEAERVLDANGGFVTPGLIDAHVHLASVPGIPLPPPAPLEPLVEVYQRQLPKSYLYFGFTTLIDLNVVDPEPIRRMRGANLAPDVYDCGGALALANGYPMAFLPPAVAFDLYPNFLWDPRQAERIPRRFRPEDHAPATAVERVAAGGAICVKVFAEDGFGPVKRWPTPTAEMVREIVAAGHRHGLTVSLHANSYEFHRFATETGADVVVHGMWNWDGLAVPEGGGLPQEIRQVLDQEIAQKIGVMPTARVMSGLQAMFDPAFLDDPQLTAVLPAALIDWYRSADGKWFREELRNDFGGAPDERVRAALGGGIAQGAAVIDHLARHGGRLLFGSDTPSSPTYGNPPGYNGFLEMRELTRAGMTPAQIFRAATLENARAFHLEDRLGTVEPGKTAHLLVLRQNPLNSVEAYDSLATVIVRGRPVKRSQLAANGPSGE; via the coding sequence ATGAAGAACAAACTCGCCGGTCCGGCCGCCGCTCGCCCTCTCCTTCTCGTTTTCGTCTCGTTGCTGATCGCCGGCTGTGCCTCCGACACCGCCTCGGTCGATTCGGCGGAGGCGAGGTCGGGGTTCGATCTGGTGATCCGCCACGCTACCCTCGTGTCGCCGGAACGCGAAGCGCCTCTCGAAAACGCCTGGATCGCCATCGCCGGCGGGCGCATCGCGTCCATCGGCCGGGAAACCGAGGGCGCCCCTGAGGCGGAACGAGTACTCGATGCCAACGGCGGGTTCGTCACCCCCGGCCTGATCGACGCTCACGTCCACCTGGCCAGCGTACCGGGAATCCCCCTGCCCCCGCCGGCACCGCTCGAACCCCTGGTCGAGGTCTACCAACGCCAGCTTCCGAAGAGCTATCTCTACTTCGGATTCACCACCCTGATCGACCTCAACGTAGTCGATCCCGAACCGATCCGACGGATGCGCGGCGCGAACCTGGCGCCGGACGTCTACGACTGCGGCGGCGCTCTGGCCCTGGCGAACGGCTACCCGATGGCCTTCCTGCCGCCGGCGGTGGCCTTCGACCTCTACCCCAACTTTCTGTGGGACCCGCGGCAGGCAGAGCGCATCCCGCGGCGCTTCCGGCCGGAAGACCACGCACCGGCCACCGCCGTCGAGCGGGTGGCCGCCGGCGGCGCGATCTGCGTCAAGGTGTTTGCCGAGGACGGCTTCGGCCCGGTCAAGCGCTGGCCGACCCCCACCGCCGAGATGGTGCGCGAGATCGTCGCCGCGGGCCATCGGCACGGCCTCACCGTGAGCCTGCACGCCAACTCCTACGAGTTCCACCGCTTCGCCACCGAAACCGGCGCCGACGTGGTAGTCCACGGCATGTGGAACTGGGACGGCCTGGCGGTGCCGGAAGGCGGCGGTTTGCCGCAGGAGATCCGGCAGGTCCTCGACCAGGAAATTGCGCAGAAGATCGGCGTGATGCCCACCGCGCGGGTGATGTCCGGTCTCCAGGCGATGTTCGATCCGGCCTTCCTCGACGATCCGCAGCTCACGGCGGTGCTGCCGGCAGCGCTGATCGACTGGTATCGCAGCGCCGACGGGAAGTGGTTCCGCGAGGAACTGCGCAACGACTTCGGCGGCGCACCGGACGAACGCGTGCGCGCCGCCCTCGGCGGAGGTATCGCGCAGGGCGCCGCGGTGATCGACCACCTCGCCCGCCACGGCGGCCGGCTGCTTTTCGGCAGCGACACCCCGTCGTCGCCGACCTACGGCAACCCTCCGGGCTACAACGGCTTCCTGGAGATGCGAGAGCTCACCCGGGCGGGAATGACCCCGGCGCAGATTTTCCGTGCCGCCACTCTCGAGAACGCCCGCGCCTTCCACCTGGAAGACCGACTCGGCACCGTGGAGCCGGGAAAGACCGCCCACCTCCTCGTCCTGCGACAGAACCCACTCAATTCGGTGGAGGCCTACGACTCCCTCGCCACGGTGATCGTGCGAGGCCGGCCGGTGAAACGGTCGCAGCTAGCAGCGAATGGCCCGTCCGGCGAATAG
- a CDS encoding histone deacetylase, with product MKNPIGWLPGIVRRRWRKLSNILDRRSVELVYGPGYALTLNTGLHDPRRGERILAYLEGQDLVRPSHIHEPDPVPLQLLRQIHHEDYLDALHDPASLSRAVGFQPSDGEHNALMATQRLMAGGTLLATRLVAVSGGIAVNLGGGLHHAFPDRAERFCVFHDVAAAVADQRQRGFDGRILIVDLDLHDGDATREHFAADDTVHTFSIHNQTNGDGEAVASTAIELGAGIEDERFLAVLDESLPPLFEAFRPELVLYIAGTDPAEDDKLGDWSLSAEGLLARDRRVYELSRPRRSPEPADGEPKGETRFAKRPLVIVLGGGYGSDAWRHTARTLAWMLTGDALEPPTTEALTLAGYRRLAAHFRPAELTGEDPDDWGLSEEDILGALGSPRRRSERFLGYYSQHGIELALERAGLFDRLRALGYRQPVLDFDLSGADGETMRVFGSPRRRHLLMELKVRRDKASLPPHEMLRVEWLLLQNPRREFSDRQPRLPGQQHPGLGMLRDLIALLVLVCDRQQLDGLLFVPSHYHTASQSRRVLRFVHPQDEGRFRALRSALGGLPLAQATGAVDEGRVQNLDTGEPFRWQPVPMVLPISDELESRMHGDTYEEEAEAVRGNTRLELRPATAG from the coding sequence ATGAAGAACCCCATCGGCTGGCTGCCGGGGATCGTGCGCCGCCGCTGGCGCAAGCTCTCGAACATTTTGGATCGCCGATCTGTCGAGCTGGTCTACGGCCCCGGCTACGCCCTCACCCTCAACACCGGCCTGCACGACCCCCGGCGCGGCGAACGCATCCTCGCCTACCTGGAAGGACAAGACCTGGTGCGGCCGAGCCACATCCACGAGCCCGATCCGGTACCGCTTCAGCTCCTGCGGCAGATCCATCACGAGGACTACCTGGACGCCCTCCACGACCCGGCCAGCCTGTCTCGGGCGGTCGGATTCCAGCCGAGCGATGGCGAGCACAACGCGCTGATGGCGACCCAGCGACTGATGGCCGGCGGCACCCTGCTCGCCACCCGCCTGGTCGCCGTCAGCGGCGGTATCGCCGTCAACCTTGGCGGCGGACTGCACCACGCCTTTCCGGACCGCGCCGAGCGGTTCTGCGTGTTCCACGACGTCGCCGCGGCGGTCGCCGACCAGAGGCAGCGAGGGTTCGACGGCCGGATCCTGATCGTCGACCTCGACCTGCACGACGGCGACGCCACCCGCGAGCACTTCGCGGCGGACGACACCGTCCACACCTTCTCCATTCACAACCAGACCAACGGTGACGGAGAGGCCGTCGCCTCAACGGCGATCGAACTTGGCGCCGGAATCGAAGACGAGCGGTTCCTGGCGGTGCTCGACGAGAGCCTCCCCCCGCTGTTCGAGGCCTTTCGCCCGGAGCTGGTGCTCTACATCGCCGGCACCGATCCGGCGGAGGACGACAAGCTGGGCGACTGGAGCCTGTCCGCCGAGGGGCTGCTGGCGCGGGACCGGCGGGTCTATGAACTCAGCCGCCCAAGGCGGAGCCCGGAACCGGCGGACGGCGAGCCCAAGGGGGAGACGCGATTCGCCAAACGACCCCTGGTGATCGTCCTCGGCGGCGGCTACGGCAGCGACGCCTGGCGCCACACGGCGCGCACCCTCGCCTGGATGTTGACCGGCGATGCCCTGGAACCACCCACCACCGAGGCCCTCACCCTCGCCGGCTACCGCCGCCTCGCTGCCCACTTTCGGCCGGCGGAACTCACCGGTGAGGATCCCGACGATTGGGGCCTCTCGGAGGAAGACATTCTCGGCGCCCTCGGCAGCCCGCGACGGCGCTCGGAACGCTTCCTCGGCTACTACTCGCAGCACGGCATCGAGCTGGCCCTGGAGCGGGCTGGCCTGTTCGATCGCCTGCGCGCCCTCGGCTACCGGCAACCGGTGCTCGACTTCGACCTTTCCGGCGCCGATGGCGAGACGATGCGGGTGTTCGGCAGCCCGCGACGGCGACACCTGTTGATGGAACTCAAGGTGCGGCGCGACAAGGCGTCCCTGCCGCCGCACGAGATGCTGCGGGTGGAGTGGCTGCTACTCCAGAACCCCCGCCGGGAGTTCTCGGATCGGCAGCCGCGCCTGCCGGGACAGCAGCATCCGGGATTGGGCATGTTGCGCGACCTGATCGCTCTGCTCGTGCTGGTGTGCGATCGCCAACAGCTCGACGGCTTGCTCTTCGTACCGTCTCACTACCATACGGCCAGCCAGTCGCGCCGGGTGTTGCGCTTCGTCCACCCGCAGGACGAAGGGCGATTCCGCGCTCTGCGCTCAGCTCTCGGTGGCCTGCCCCTGGCACAAGCCACCGGCGCCGTCGACGAGGGCAGGGTGCAAAATCTCGATACCGGCGAGCCCTTCCGCTGGCAGCCGGTGCCGATGGTGCTGCCGATTTCCGACGAGCTGGAATCCCGAATGCACGGTGATACCTACGAGGAAGAAGCGGAAGCCGTTCGGGGGAACACACGCCTCGAACTCCGGCCGGCGACGGCCGGCTGA
- a CDS encoding fasciclin domain-containing protein, producing MRTTVSTSRRNVLLTAAIFLLGVTLTASTAFAGHHKKKESKDIVAVAVGAGSFNTLAAALEAADLVGALQGDGPFTVFAPTDDAFAALPDGTLDTLLKPENRDQLTAILTYHVVAGKVPAKDVVKMDSAETLNGQSLNFEVVDGNVKVNDATVVKADVGASNGVIHVIDSVLLPAAN from the coding sequence ATGAGAACTACTGTTTCCACTTCCCGCCGTAATGTCCTTCTAACCGCCGCAATCTTCCTCCTCGGCGTCACCCTGACGGCCAGCACGGCCTTCGCCGGCCATCACAAGAAGAAAGAGTCCAAGGACATCGTCGCGGTCGCCGTCGGGGCCGGTTCGTTCAATACCCTAGCGGCGGCCCTAGAAGCCGCCGATCTGGTGGGCGCCCTGCAGGGCGACGGGCCCTTCACGGTGTTCGCTCCGACGGACGACGCTTTCGCCGCCCTTCCGGACGGAACCCTCGACACCCTTCTCAAGCCTGAAAACCGCGACCAGCTCACCGCCATCCTCACCTACCACGTCGTCGCCGGCAAGGTGCCGGCTAAGGACGTCGTCAAGATGGACAGCGCCGAGACTCTGAACGGGCAATCGCTGAACTTCGAGGTGGTCGACGGCAACGTCAAGGTGAACGACGCCACCGTCGTCAAGGCAGACGTCGGCGCCAGCAACGGAGTGATCCACGTCATCGACTCGGTGCTCCTGCCAGCGGCGAACTGA
- a CDS encoding sigma-70 family RNA polymerase sigma factor gives MSLLARIGAGDRQAVELCIDEYGGLIWSIARRLSPSAADAEDAVQEIFLAVWRNAAKFDASKASEKTFITMIARRRLIDRSRRTQRQPELRPLPAFGEVGSTPHRSIEHGAEAAIAHKALAKLKPEQRRALQLSIYYGMSHSEIAERTDTPLGTVKSHIARGLTMVRQELAVHEGSSGQKVMS, from the coding sequence GTGAGCCTTTTGGCCCGAATCGGTGCCGGCGACCGGCAAGCCGTAGAGCTCTGTATCGACGAATACGGTGGCTTGATCTGGAGCATTGCTCGCCGCTTGTCACCGTCTGCGGCGGACGCGGAAGACGCGGTGCAGGAAATCTTCCTCGCGGTGTGGCGCAACGCGGCGAAGTTTGATGCCTCCAAAGCCTCGGAGAAGACCTTCATCACCATGATCGCCCGCCGCCGCCTGATCGATCGCTCGCGCCGCACCCAGCGCCAGCCGGAGCTGCGCCCGCTGCCGGCCTTCGGTGAGGTGGGCTCGACCCCGCATCGTTCGATCGAACACGGAGCGGAGGCGGCGATCGCCCACAAGGCCCTCGCCAAGCTCAAACCGGAACAGCGCCGCGCCCTGCAGTTATCGATCTACTACGGTATGTCCCACAGCGAAATCGCCGAACGCACGGACACGCCCCTGGGCACGGTCAAATCCCACATCGCCCGCGGGTTGACAATGGTTCGGCAGGAACTCGCGGTCCACGAAGGCTCTTCCGGCCAGAAAGTGATGTCATGA
- a CDS encoding M56 family metallopeptidase, translating into MIDWIQATPLATAAGWLITWTIHSTVLLAVAWGLSRLLRGRRLALEESIWRLAIVGSLVTASLQIGAGLEPLTARWTIAPSTAAAVDTQRPTGELTALPRVTVNLPAAPAEGSLPATALSAAAPAAALSGEQRLQTAGVFPVAPAAAPEGVRRHRWAAPLLALWLCGALLACLPLALAGLRLSHHLHRRQPVRLGPAAETLKRLLRRPEVPRRTRLSATPRLAVPIALGFVRPEICLPERAQELDGAQQASLVAHETAHLVRHDPLWLLTMRSLEGVFFFQPLLRVARRRLEEIAEFRCDDWARQQTGQPSALARCLTAVAGWSVGEAATVPAPGMVGRPSGLSRRIERLLDRDANADRPSRWLLAGGIAAVLLAVLALPAVTLTAKAGADDAPPAAERQEPGESAESVAGGDPAGDANGGWVVEGEDGEDWMAAQEEREARDVDEGWDDSWDEDLTDEDLVDSWGDHDWGDFEFQMEGFEGLAALEALHDLQIEGLENLEGLEEIAVELSTLDFSALEDLGRRFEGMDIGDLYRSLEDLETDDFHHFEALTDWSQDFAEDWQELAQEMTHDLEELQHVGDHAGWDDAASAELHARIADIVAASMPDQETIERLAEEGRRLAERSRPDQAEIDRLVAEARRLAEVERPSDAEIERLRQQAREIAERSRPTEEELERLREEARRLAARHRPNPDELERLRAEARELAERHRPIPEELERLRTEAREHAERHRQEIERSRERHREARDRAAEGRARARAEQERRLAAERSELEQRRRELEERERTLREAERRLEEAFEEDG; encoded by the coding sequence GTGATTGATTGGATCCAAGCAACACCGCTGGCGACCGCCGCCGGCTGGCTCATCACCTGGACAATTCACAGCACCGTGCTCCTCGCCGTCGCCTGGGGCCTTTCGCGGCTTCTGCGCGGCCGGCGGTTGGCTCTCGAAGAATCGATCTGGCGACTCGCCATCGTCGGTTCTCTGGTCACCGCCTCCCTGCAGATCGGCGCTGGCCTCGAACCGCTGACGGCACGGTGGACTATAGCCCCTTCGACCGCAGCGGCCGTCGACACCCAGCGCCCGACCGGCGAACTCACCGCCCTGCCGCGGGTGACGGTGAACCTCCCAGCCGCTCCGGCCGAGGGTTCCCTACCGGCCACCGCGCTGTCGGCAGCGGCACCGGCAGCGGCTCTGTCGGGCGAGCAGCGGTTGCAAACCGCCGGCGTTTTTCCGGTCGCTCCGGCCGCCGCGCCGGAAGGTGTTCGCCGGCACCGCTGGGCCGCTCCCCTCCTCGCCCTGTGGCTTTGCGGAGCGCTTCTCGCCTGCCTGCCCCTGGCCCTCGCCGGCCTGCGCCTGAGCCACCATCTGCACCGCCGTCAGCCGGTGCGCCTGGGGCCCGCCGCCGAGACCTTGAAACGCCTCCTGCGGCGGCCGGAAGTACCGCGTCGTACCCGCCTGTCCGCCACCCCGCGACTCGCCGTACCGATCGCCCTGGGCTTCGTTCGCCCGGAGATCTGCCTACCGGAACGAGCACAGGAGCTGGACGGGGCGCAGCAGGCCTCACTGGTGGCCCACGAGACGGCCCACCTGGTGCGCCATGACCCGCTGTGGTTGCTGACGATGAGGTCGCTCGAAGGGGTCTTCTTCTTCCAGCCGCTGCTGCGCGTCGCCCGGCGGCGCCTCGAGGAGATCGCCGAGTTCCGCTGCGACGACTGGGCCCGGCAGCAGACCGGGCAACCGAGCGCCCTCGCCCGCTGCCTGACCGCCGTCGCCGGCTGGAGCGTCGGGGAGGCAGCGACCGTTCCCGCTCCGGGAATGGTCGGGCGACCTTCCGGTCTGAGCCGGCGGATCGAGCGGCTGCTGGACCGCGACGCCAATGCCGACCGGCCTTCCCGCTGGCTCCTGGCAGGGGGCATTGCGGCCGTTCTCCTCGCCGTGCTGGCGTTGCCGGCGGTCACCCTGACGGCGAAGGCCGGCGCCGACGACGCGCCACCGGCGGCGGAGCGGCAAGAGCCGGGGGAATCCGCCGAGTCCGTCGCCGGGGGCGATCCCGCGGGCGACGCCAACGGCGGCTGGGTGGTCGAAGGGGAGGATGGCGAAGACTGGATGGCGGCGCAGGAAGAGCGCGAGGCCCGCGACGTTGACGAAGGCTGGGACGATAGCTGGGACGAGGACCTCACCGACGAGGACCTGGTGGACTCCTGGGGCGACCACGATTGGGGCGACTTCGAGTTCCAGATGGAAGGCTTCGAAGGGTTGGCCGCACTCGAAGCCCTGCACGATCTCCAAATCGAGGGATTGGAGAACCTCGAAGGTCTGGAAGAAATCGCCGTCGAGCTGAGCACCCTGGACTTCAGCGCGCTCGAAGACCTCGGCCGGCGCTTCGAAGGCATGGACATCGGAGACCTCTACCGCAGCCTCGAAGACCTGGAGACCGACGACTTTCACCATTTCGAAGCCCTGACGGACTGGAGCCAGGACTTCGCTGAGGATTGGCAAGAGCTGGCCCAAGAAATGACCCACGACCTGGAGGAACTGCAGCACGTCGGCGACCATGCCGGCTGGGACGATGCGGCGAGCGCCGAACTCCATGCCCGCATCGCCGACATAGTCGCCGCTTCAATGCCCGATCAGGAGACCATCGAACGCCTGGCCGAAGAAGGCCGTCGCCTGGCAGAGCGGTCGCGGCCGGATCAGGCGGAGATCGACCGCCTGGTCGCCGAAGCCCGCCGGCTGGCGGAGGTGGAGCGCCCGTCGGACGCAGAGATCGAGCGTCTGCGGCAGCAGGCCCGAGAGATCGCCGAGCGCAGCCGTCCGACCGAGGAAGAACTCGAACGCCTGCGCGAGGAGGCCCGCCGCCTCGCCGCACGGCACCGCCCGAACCCCGACGAGCTGGAGCGCCTGCGGGCCGAAGCGCGGGAACTGGCCGAGCGCCACCGCCCGATTCCCGAGGAGCTGGAGCGGCTACGTACCGAGGCACGGGAACACGCCGAGCGCCACCGGCAGGAGATCGAGCGGAGCCGCGAGCGGCACCGCGAGGCCCGCGACCGCGCGGCCGAGGGTCGCGCCCGCGCCCGTGCAGAGCAAGAGCGCCGCCTGGCCGCCGAACGGAGCGAACTCGAACAGCGCCGACGCGAGCTAGAAGAGCGCGAGCGCACCCTGCGCGAGGCCGAGCGGCGCTTGGAGGAGGCATTCGAAGAGGACGGATAG
- a CDS encoding BlaI/MecI/CopY family transcriptional regulator: MNPSDPPNAPTTHHLGDLQLAIMHVLWDHEEATVAQVHQALAEDRGLALTTIATMLNKMEVKGVVTHRTEGRRFVYRPVISERDVRRAMLGDLTDRLFAGDVTAVVSHLLAEREVDPQELSQLRAMIERFDREENGRD, from the coding sequence ATGAACCCATCCGACCCACCGAATGCCCCGACGACCCATCACCTCGGCGATCTCCAGCTCGCCATTATGCACGTGCTGTGGGATCACGAGGAGGCCACCGTCGCTCAGGTCCATCAGGCCCTGGCGGAAGACCGGGGTCTCGCCCTGACCACCATCGCCACGATGCTGAACAAGATGGAGGTCAAGGGCGTAGTCACCCATAGAACCGAAGGCCGCCGCTTCGTCTACCGACCGGTGATCAGCGAACGGGACGTGCGCCGGGCGATGCTCGGCGACCTCACGGACCGACTGTTTGCCGGAGACGTGACGGCGGTGGTGAGCCACCTACTCGCCGAGCGCGAAGTCGACCCGCAAGAACTTTCTCAACTCCGCGCCATGATCGAGCGCTTCGACCGAGAGGAGAACGGCCGTGATTGA
- a CDS encoding Smr/MutS family protein, with the protein MTRRDGDEPRHPHPGFDTERAKGNPDDPLAGEPVELEITDTLDLHSFPPREIAALVRDYLDAAYERGLRSLRIVHGRGIGVQRNTVRTLLERDPRVVEYGDAPADAGGWGATRVRLQ; encoded by the coding sequence ATGACCCGCCGCGACGGGGACGAGCCGCGCCATCCTCACCCCGGATTCGACACCGAGCGGGCGAAGGGTAACCCCGACGACCCCCTGGCCGGCGAACCCGTCGAGCTCGAGATCACCGACACCCTCGACCTGCACAGTTTTCCGCCGCGCGAGATCGCCGCGCTGGTGCGGGACTATCTCGATGCCGCCTACGAGCGCGGACTGCGCTCCCTGCGCATCGTTCACGGACGGGGCATCGGGGTGCAGCGCAACACCGTCCGCACCCTGCTCGAACGCGATCCAAGGGTGGTCGAATACGGCGATGCACCGGCCGACGCCGGAGGCTGGGGCGCCACCCGAGTGCGGCTGCAATGA
- a CDS encoding anti-sigma factor yields MNRPADERLLELLAQRATEGLGLADGEELARLLDRDPSWAGDEFDLTAAAIDEALSEAPAALPPALARRVRSDAANFFPPTEEMPASQEELPGQRHPHDLTASPAANRWVPWLVAAAGLLLAVVAWWPQVEAPAPPSAAEQRATLLANADDVQTLPWSATEDLAARGAEGDVVWSSSLQRGFMRIRGLAVNDPNEKQYQLWLFDQQRDDRYPIDGGVFDIPPGADEVIVPIDARLPFEQPALFAVTLEQAGGVVVSDRERIVLAAAVES; encoded by the coding sequence ATGAACCGGCCCGCCGACGAACGCCTCCTCGAACTCCTCGCGCAGCGCGCGACGGAAGGTTTGGGCCTGGCCGACGGCGAGGAGCTCGCCCGCCTCCTCGACCGCGATCCCAGCTGGGCCGGCGACGAATTCGACCTGACCGCCGCGGCGATCGACGAAGCCCTGAGCGAAGCGCCGGCGGCGCTGCCGCCCGCCCTCGCCCGCCGGGTGCGCAGCGACGCAGCGAATTTCTTCCCGCCGACGGAAGAGATGCCGGCTTCCCAGGAGGAGCTGCCGGGGCAAAGGCACCCGCACGACCTGACGGCGAGTCCTGCCGCAAATCGCTGGGTGCCGTGGTTGGTGGCCGCCGCCGGCCTGCTGCTCGCCGTCGTCGCCTGGTGGCCCCAGGTCGAGGCGCCGGCGCCACCGAGTGCCGCCGAACAGCGCGCCACGCTCCTCGCCAACGCCGACGACGTCCAAACCCTGCCCTGGTCGGCGACCGAAGATCTCGCCGCCCGCGGCGCCGAAGGCGACGTAGTGTGGAGCTCCTCGCTCCAGCGCGGATTCATGCGAATCCGCGGCCTGGCGGTCAACGATCCGAATGAAAAGCAATATCAACTCTGGCTGTTCGATCAGCAGCGGGACGACCGCTACCCCATCGACGGCGGAGTGTTCGACATCCCGCCGGGGGCCGACGAAGTGATCGTCCCGATCGACGCCCGCCTTCCCTTCGAACAGCCGGCACTCTTCGCCGTCACTCTCGAACAGGCCGGCGGCGTGGTGGTGTCCGATCGCGAACGGATCGTTCTCGCGGCGGCCGTAGAGTCGTAG
- a CDS encoding AI-2E family transporter, translating to MNDPLAPSRALRVLLIAASLAILAVALQWAQALLVPFLLSIFLAVIAASPVAWLRQRGAPNWLAVVTVVFTIMAAVVGLAVFVGRTINEFTSRIPVYQQRLQEELVSLSGEMGQRLSLQEILDSLEPGAVMNGVSLLLGALSGVLGNVFLIFFTVFFLLLEAASLPTKMQAAFGEAGGAQRYFKYFNRAADDLKRYLSLKTAISLLTGTIIALWATLLGVDFALLWGLVAFLLNFIPNIGSILAAVPAVLLAFIQYGLGRALVLTAGYVLVNIAVGNLIEPRIMGKRLGLSTLVVFLSLLFWGWIFGPVGMLLSAPLTLTIKIAMEANPSTRWFAILLGPEIRAEPTSSPEPRETVTESADELPADEMPPLESPP from the coding sequence ATGAACGACCCACTGGCTCCATCCCGCGCCCTCCGAGTCCTGCTCATTGCGGCGTCCCTTGCCATTCTGGCCGTCGCTCTGCAGTGGGCTCAGGCCTTGCTGGTGCCGTTTCTGCTCTCGATCTTCCTGGCGGTGATCGCCGCCTCGCCGGTGGCCTGGCTGCGCCAGCGGGGCGCCCCGAACTGGCTGGCGGTGGTGACCGTCGTGTTCACCATCATGGCGGCGGTGGTCGGCCTGGCGGTATTCGTGGGTCGCACCATCAACGAGTTCACCAGCCGCATTCCGGTCTACCAACAGCGCCTCCAGGAGGAACTCGTCTCCCTTTCCGGTGAGATGGGCCAGAGGCTTTCCCTGCAAGAGATTCTCGACAGCCTGGAGCCGGGCGCCGTGATGAACGGAGTGTCGTTGCTTCTCGGGGCCTTGAGCGGGGTGCTGGGCAACGTGTTCCTGATCTTCTTCACGGTCTTCTTCCTGTTGCTCGAAGCGGCCTCGCTGCCCACCAAGATGCAGGCGGCCTTCGGCGAGGCGGGAGGCGCCCAGCGCTACTTCAAGTATTTCAATCGCGCCGCCGACGACCTCAAGCGGTATCTGAGCCTCAAGACGGCGATCAGCCTGCTGACCGGCACCATCATCGCCCTTTGGGCCACCCTGCTGGGAGTGGACTTCGCCCTCCTCTGGGGCCTAGTGGCCTTTTTGCTCAACTTCATCCCCAATATCGGCTCGATCCTCGCCGCCGTGCCGGCGGTCCTGCTGGCCTTCATCCAGTACGGACTCGGGCGGGCGCTGGTGCTGACCGCCGGCTATGTGCTGGTCAACATCGCCGTCGGCAACTTGATCGAACCGCGGATCATGGGAAAACGGCTGGGCCTCTCGACCCTCGTCGTCTTCCTCTCGCTGCTCTTCTGGGGCTGGATCTTCGGGCCGGTGGGCATGCTGCTCTCGGCACCGCTGACCCTCACCATCAAGATCGCCATGGAGGCCAATCCCTCCACACGCTGGTTCGCCATTTTGCTGGGACCGGAGATCCGGGCCGAGCCGACGTCCTCCCCCGAGCCGCGGGAGACGGTGACGGAATCGGCAGACGAGCTGCCGGCGGACGAAATGCCGCCGCTCGAATCTCCTCCATGA
- a CDS encoding DUF2239 family protein, with product MSCEPQMDPREQPSLVAFVGDELVERGAPPDVALALKRRTDPGEERPVLVFDAVTSRPFELDLRGTDEEVRARLAPPPVKGDGPTPTVRRGPGRPKLGVVAREVTLLPRHWEWLAEQPGSASVTLRRLVDAARKEEVGKVSLRRAQESAYRFLSVMAGDAVGFEEAIRALFAGDAERFRELIGAWPADVRRHAKELAGVAFAAAAEAG from the coding sequence ATGTCCTGCGAACCCCAGATGGATCCCAGAGAACAGCCGTCCCTCGTGGCCTTTGTCGGCGATGAGCTGGTGGAGCGAGGCGCACCACCAGATGTGGCGCTGGCCCTCAAGCGCCGGACCGATCCTGGAGAGGAGCGGCCGGTGCTGGTATTCGATGCGGTCACCAGCCGACCCTTCGAACTCGACCTGCGCGGCACCGACGAAGAGGTGCGGGCGCGGCTGGCTCCGCCGCCGGTGAAGGGCGATGGCCCTACGCCCACCGTGCGTCGCGGACCCGGGAGACCGAAGCTCGGCGTGGTGGCGCGCGAGGTGACCTTACTTCCGCGCCACTGGGAGTGGTTGGCAGAGCAGCCGGGGAGCGCTTCCGTCACCCTCCGCCGGTTGGTGGACGCAGCGCGGAAAGAGGAGGTGGGCAAGGTCTCGCTGCGGCGGGCGCAGGAGTCGGCCTACCGGTTTCTTTCGGTCATGGCGGGCGATGCCGTGGGTTTCGAGGAGGCCATCAGGGCGCTCTTCGCCGGCGATGCGGAACGCTTTCGCGAACTCATCGGCGCCTGGCCGGCGGACGTCCGCCGCCATGCCAAAGAACTCGCCGGCGTCGCCTTCGCGGCGGCGGCCGAAGCGGGCTGA
- a CDS encoding type II toxin-antitoxin system PemK/MazF family toxin — protein sequence MIKRGEIWWAALSDPRGSGPGSQRPVLVVQSDEFNRSRIRTVIAVVLTSNLRLAEAPGNLVLPKSATHLSRDSVANVSQLVTIDRSFLAEAVSLLPARWMVRVANGLQLVLGL from the coding sequence GTGATAAAGCGGGGCGAGATCTGGTGGGCCGCACTGTCGGATCCGAGAGGATCCGGACCGGGATCTCAACGTCCTGTACTGGTGGTTCAATCCGACGAGTTCAACCGCAGTCGAATCCGAACGGTCATTGCCGTGGTCTTGACCAGCAATCTTCGACTGGCCGAGGCTCCCGGCAACCTCGTCTTGCCAAAGTCGGCCACCCATCTCTCGAGGGACTCTGTAGCCAACGTGTCTCAGCTCGTCACAATCGATCGCAGCTTCCTTGCGGAAGCCGTTTCCCTCTTGCCTGCCCGGTGGATGGTTCGGGTGGCGAACGGGCTTCAACTTGTGCTCGGGCTGTGA